The DNA sequence ttgggtcccctttgtccacatgtttgttcaccccctcaaagaactgtaacagtttAGTGTAACTGTAACAGGCCACAAAACAGTCCAGCTGTCATTGACCAcacccagggcctttttggccctggccgcAACCTGGTGGGACTCTCTTTCTAGTGAAactcaagccctgcaggacttggctCATTTCTGCAGGGTGTGTAAGACCAAGATGTTTCACCAGGGGTATGGCTGAAGATAGCGGTGGCCAGAAAGCCCTATTGTTGGGCCACAAATCTCACTGTACTGACTGACCCCTTAGTTATCCATCTCTGAAGACTTGTTGGGGTGCCATTTGATCTGACAGAATAATTCTTAAGACTTAAGAATTGTAAGGCCTGGTTTCGAACTGTGatgctaattttattgtatttaattgttggaagctgccctgagccctgcctggcagggaaaggagcaggataaaaatggaataaaataaataaccatAGAAGACTCAGCCAAGATGCCAGTCTTTTCAACAAACCTGATGATGATACAATTATCTTACCTAATACAGCCATAACAGTCTTCATAAGCTTCATTGGAGTCCTTCTGCGGCTCATGGATCCACTAGTATGAGGAGATAAAACATTTGTTTTCCTCTGGACATACATGTAGATTCTGATGTATACCACCACCATGATGAAGAAAACCCCCAGATTGGAGACTGTCCAGAATATCAGGTAGCTCCTGCTGTAAATAGGTGCCAAGGAAGAACATGTTGAAATGTCACAGAGACAGTTCCAGCCCAAGGTGGGTACTGCACCCATGAAAATAGCTACAGCCCATATCAACAAAATGAAAAAGGTGACTCTCTTCTTTGTGAGGTTACTATGAATGCTCATTCGCACCACAGACATGTGCCGCTCAACAGCAATGACTAGTAAATTGGCCAAAGAAGCCGTCAGGCTGGTGTCCAAAAGTCCTTGGCGCAAAAACCACCGGTTAACAGTTAATGTTTTAGACACTGGACCAGTGTTGAACATCAAGAATACATAAGCAATACCAGCAAAAAAATCCGCAGCAGCTAGATTGGCTAGCAAATAGTAGAAGGGGAAATGGAACTTCTTGTTTTTGACCACAGCAGCTATGACCAATGAATTTGAGATGAAAATGAAGAGGCAGAAAAAAGTCCCAAAGCATAAAACAATGACAAGAGTTGTCCCTGACCATTCATCTGCTGTGTGTGTCTTACTCCTGTTGTAAAAAAAGTCCATCCGTTTATCATAGTGGCACTCATTCATCCTGGAGTAGGGTATTGCATCCTATGAGACAAAGATGAAAATGGCAGTTAGaactgttccccctcccttttttctcaccattaggGCCTAATTAcatgatacactgttctaaaatcCATCCCCAGGTCCCGTCAAGCAGATGTGTGCTGGGAGTTCCTGATTCTCAAGAGCAGGGGGACCGATTTGAATTGGGACTGCAATGCACCAGAAAAGGGAAGGCCATTTACAGGaagagtgggatagaaattgaatcaaATGCATAAATACACCCCAGTGCTGTTTTGTCATTTGCTATTTGCCCTGTTGGGGAACCAACATATATTGCTGGGCTGCACTTGAGACACCTTGTAGTACCATCATGGGCTCCAGGGGTCCCCTAACTTCAGGGGGTGGGCataaactggctcatgaactgaaGTTCGTGATTAATTCTGGCCAGTTCAtgttttgcaaactgaagttcatggctgGTCAACTGGCACATACATtgcatgaactttcaagcagtttgtggacGTTTGTAGCGGTTCgtaaatggatacatttccagacagacagtcactactcaaacaaaatgtttaccaaacttcaaagcaacagggatAGGGAATTCTACAGCCTTAGAAACAcccttgtcagtttcaaactggTCTCGGCGCAGACAAAGCTtgcaacccacccaccccgcttggatttcttgtgacactgtgctttgagatcagtacttttaagcttgcagtgacacagtgacactgggttctgctgggcacgcTGTACAatgaactggttgtgctgggcttgcaaccctctctctcttcaGCTTGGATGATGACTTTGTACTTCACATCAGTCTTGtagagctggcattgccacaatagcactggattctgctgggcactagtgcATTGGACTTGTTCTGATGGgcttccaacccctccccccttacttggagtgtgattctgtgctagacATCAGTCCTGATAAGTtgacattgccacaatggcactggattctgctgaGCATTCTATACATTGCACTGATTCTGCCGGtcttgcaaaaatgccccaccaccaccaccaccttcagtttctaccgCAGATATTTTCTGGCTTGACTTTAGTCCTGCTGGGTTTAGTCCtgatggagcaccttctttgggggacatAATTTGGACCCCATAAATGCAATTCTCACCAAATCTGGACAACAATTAGAGGAAAGTCAGCCAGAGACCCTCTGTGTGTTTGGTGCCTCTAGCATGCCAGAAAGCCATTCTACCATGTCATGAacttcatgaaccaaaccagttcatttcattcctaaaagtttgtgacagttcatggttcacaaaccggGCACACCACGAACCAAACTTGAATTTTTCCAGttggtgcccatccctattgAGAAGCACTGACCTACCTGACTCTCAAAGCTCCAGTGCCAATATATAGTTAAAAAGCTCAATACACATCTGTGGTTTTATGAAACAGCAGTCATTCATAAAATGACAAAATAGGAGCGGGGAATCCTGCCAAGAAGAATGACTTCTGTTCACGCTGCTTTTCTACAGAAAACACAGAATTTTACAGGAAGCATATATAACTCCTAAATGCACTAAAAaattttaaaccattaaaacatgATGGTCACAGAGATGTGGAAGGTGACAAAGTCTTAAAACCAGCTTGTGATCTATTTATGAGACACACATCTCATGTATGCTTAAATTTAACATAATTTGCAAGAAGCAGAATAATTATCTTTGTTAAATTACTAGCATTACTGATGCACAAATGTCAGTTATGCAAATGTCCTTGGCAGTCACTAATATCTACAAACTATAGGCTAATTTGAGCATGGCTACTGTCTTCTTCTATCCCTTCCAGAATGACAAAGAACCTTATAGTCAATAATATATAGACTGATATAATttcaagaaaaccccatggaattCCTCCCATCAACTCTTGTCATTCCACCCCTAAGAGATGGGAAATCTGCTTTGATCTATTCATAAGCCTTTTTGAGTCCTTAATCTTTGGAATGAGAGTAAAAAATCACATTCCCTATTGGCCTTCCAAACAGTGATACTTTAAATGGCTTTTTATGGAACTGAATATTCAGTGCTGGAATACTAGGGGACCGATCTGGTGTTTGTTGTATCTTTGAGCTCTTTTAAATAGTTCTAAGCATTTTCATGGTCTTATAGCTATGTTCCATATGTCTATTGGGGATCTGTTTTCTATAAGACACCTTGAGGCCTTTATGGAAGGAAAAAGGTGGGAGGTAAACACTTTAACAAATATGCTGACAATATATTCTTATCCAAATCTCTTGGTCATGTAAGAGACGTTCTGAATGCTGGCTGCTGTGGTTAACTGGCTAAAAGTGAACAAACTGAAATTAAATTCTGAAAAGACAGAAGTAATGATGGTTGGGAAGGTGCAGGTTCGAAAGACACTGCTCTGCCCACTTTTGATAGAGCTCCCCTGACCCTCGCTGGCTCAGTTAAAAGGGGTTATATTGGATCCAGCTTTATTACTAGAGAAACATgctaatgcagctgcaaaaaacgTTTTCCACCAATTCAGCCTAGCCTGTAAGATGGCCCCTTACTTTGATACAGTTAATCTAGTTACCTGGATCTGTGCCCCAAtaacatcaagactagactactgtaatgcactgcaCATTAGTCTCCCTTCAAAGTTAgttcagaaactccaactggtgcagaatgcagagcATGCATATAACTTCTATCCTGCAGACATTTCATTGGCTGCCCATTTGCTGCTGGACTCAATTTAAGGtgttggctatcacatacaaagcccctCTTGGCCCTGGTCTCTTTTTTCTGTGGGAATGCCTCTACTCCCATGCTTCACCACATCAGCTTCACTAGTATCAGCAGGGTCTTCTGTGAGTGCCAACCTGCAAacaggcaaaatcaacaactaccCATACGCTGGAGTTACCATATTTTGACAAGCAAAAAAAAGGTCATAGTTCCTGACCGACTATTTCAAACAAGtaatcactatgacaaatctcattttaaatacctctACTATTTAAGCtatgataattgctactaactgggaatgctgaagctgaagctcaaatactttggctaccaaatgagaagggagcactcactggagaagaccctgatgctgggaaagcagaaggcaaaagaagaaggggacggcaaaagatgaaatggctgaacagagttactgatgtaactaacataaacttgagcggactttggaggatggtggaagacaggagagcctggcgtgactttgtccatggggtcgcaaagagtcggactcaattgtgtgactgaacaacaacaaaaggaatacTGCTAACTTTCTAACCCCCAAAGAGgatattttcatcagttttttttaaagagcccaaaagaagatggacacacaaaaaagagggcacatcctctaaaaagaggacatctggtaaccctactgtACACATGCTTTCTCCATTGTGCTGCCTATCTTATGGAACAGCCTGCCCAAAGAGGTCAGGAATGCTCTCACTCTCCTGCATTTCTGCAAGCTATGCAAAACTGATTTATTCAAGAAGGTAAAAGGATTCACAAACTTACTTGTATAAATTATTAGGAGTACTGTGATCTGTACCACTATGTATAGCTTATTGTAAGTAGCATCCTAGTATTATGTAATTGTTGCACAACTTAATGTGTTGTGTTAAAACTTATGCTAAGCTTCAATTCATTCTTATTGCTTCTAGTTCTACAATACTAAAGctctgtttattgaatgtcccattttgttgattgtgtTGACTCATTATGTGTAATACACCTTGAGaccctgtgagaaaggtagactataaataatgtaaataaatgactaaaataaaaataagctgCTGTGCTTTTTTGTGTGCATAGCCACTaataatatttattgatttatttttaaaacaaatatccACTTTTCTCCTGACCCTCTCAGGACCCAAGTGATCAAATAATAAACATTAAAATAGCAGTGTAACTGAATCAAAATTTAAATGTAAAGTTATTGCTAAACTAGAAGCATGTTGCTAAACTAGAAAACATTATCTTCAATTAAGGTAGGTCATAACTTCTAAAAACAATCTCATAGTTGACACAGATGTTATAACCCAGGCCTTTTCTCAGCCCTACACCAAACCCCACCTGTAAGCCACTAAACTTGCTATATTCATTTCTAGTTACTATGGCTGCACGAACAGTATGCCTGTTGCTCATTCACTACCAGTCAAGTTCTGTCCTCTACTTGTTCTTTCAATGCTACACTGGCAAACACAAGACAACGAACATTTCCTGTTAGCAAGGATAACAGAGTGTACATTAAAGACTAAAAACACATACAAGGCAGTCAATAGTTTAAGTAAGGGTATACCAATGCAGAGGAAGAGAAAGCCAGGAAGGAATGCATCCCTagtaggggtgccaatccccagttgggagaaACAGGAAAACACTGTGTAATATTAATCTGAATTAACACATTTACATTCAACAATTGTATTTACATTTCATAGACCACTTATGCTACTATGCATTCTACAACAATAATCTCTATCACATACACCACATTCAATGATTAATAAACTTAATTTCATAAATCACAGTCCTCTATCAGTGTAATAGTGCATTCTTCTTAAAGGCATAGTCCTTAAATCGTTGACGCAAAAGCATCACTCCAGTCATCAACCCACTTACTCCTGATTGTAGATAGCAGACACGCTGTCTTCCTTTTGAAATATATTGACCAATTTCGCACCACACTTGTtctggggtggagagcccttttactACCACGGCTTTGCTCCATTTAAGCTGCGAATTGGCACGCTGCTATTTCGCAGCAAGCAGGATAAGCTGACAAGTGGTTTCcgcttgctgtggaatagcaatgcgccaaattgcagctctggggcaacttgtgtgaaaacggagcaaagccccggtagcaaaagggctctccaccccgaAACAAGCATAGTGCAAAATCAGTAGCAAAGTGATGAAACCAGAGAATCGCTACTCTTCTCTACCAGCAGTATACAGCTTCATAGGCAGGAATTTATGGCAACATGCTCCCTAGTTCTAGTGCATGTTTTCATTGTGAAATCTTCCTCTGGCTGCAACTTAAATGGAAACTGTGCTCCAGGCTACAGCGCATGTTACAAGAGTCGATGTATTCCAAAtggtcaccatgtgaaagcacccactcTCTCAGCATAGGGTTgctattgtaaggataaaattgaGAAGGGTATGATGTTGCAGGCCATTTTTCGTTTCAATTGTACGGTATAaagtgtcaagcatcggtatttcgaataaccaagcaattgtttaatacaaagactcgttttattgataatccggtaCTTGCTCCAAGGtgtgataccttggaagtgatacaatatTTCACACGGCATagattcttaaaggctacttcaaaggcattggaaaagatagcttcaaaacataacatGCAGATGTGATTGCAACAAtggttcaaagggtactatcaactaccattatgttactacaacttctcccggttcccagacattcctgtctttctgataagaTGTATGGATGGCAACTGGTCGGGGGAGGCGCCTTGCTTCCAGcatcaaggttacttgcatattctaaattCTCTATCAagaggtgagaaaggaaggaaagaaaagggggggagagaaggaagctttgaaatgcaactatgagagaGAAGAATTTAGGGGCAGAGAGGAAATGGCTTCTATTacatacattgatttaaaacccagaaataaataaataaaattgcctgTCTTCTGTCTGTAATGTCGGTTTGTCTAAGAGAAATGACTGGACCAAGATCACTCAGTAAGTTTCATGGCAAGTGGATATTTGGACCCAGGTGTCCCCAGTCCTAGTCCAATACTGTAGCCACTGCACCACACAAGCCTTCCCCATCTGCATGATTTGGCAAATTGTGTTTTTTTGGGGAAGAGGAAGTAATCCAAGCATGAGGAAAGGGAATGAGTCTATAAGCCTACATTTCAGGCACCAACAGCCAAACCACAGGCTGGTCATTGTGTGAACTAGCATTCTGTGTGCAGACAGAAGCCATTCGTGACAACTGGTGTACCATAGCAGCTGTAAGCAGAGTTAAGCAAACCACTTTCTGAGCTTCATCCCTGCTCCCCTGCAGTATGGAAAATAATAATATTGATCTACAGCACAATGCTGTTTTAAGTTCCACTTGAAGGCACTATGCAAATACTAAGTATTATTACAATACCAAAAGTGTTCTAAGGCAATACAGAACACTGTTAATGTATCCTGCATGCAAatgttctgtttttaaaagtCCTGGCATATTGACAGGACATTAAGGGAAAGAAAACCATTGCTATTAGTTCTGCTTCCAAACTTTCTATAATATTTTAAAGTTAATATGTTAAAAACATCATTAATGTGTCTAGTATCTGAGCTTTACCATGGATTGGGAGCAGATCATCTACTAAACGCACATTACAATTTTATGTTAATGCTTCAACAAGAACTCATGTCATTGTCCACAAACAAACACATCAAGAAATTTGTAAAAATTagctttgtttaaaaacaaaGCTGGGGGAGAAAATAGGTCCCTGATTTAAGGGACATAAGAATTCAACTACAAACTAGCTCTATGTGTGTCTAGAGAGAGCTGATATTACTGCAAAGTTGTTTTTTTCAGAGCATAATCAGTTGAGCCTCTGGGACAATGTTTTAATGTGCTTCATTACAGCTTGAGAGTCTTTTCCCTCTAGTGTATGCATTTACAGCATTCATATCCCTCCCTTCTGCTTCTCAGGGGGGTAGAAGGCTAAAGTATAATTAAACTTTCATCCTTCTGTTCTTTAGGTTGCAAAAAATTTACAATTGGATGAAGTTATTTGATTGAGTGACGACTGTagaagaacaaggtttgagtccagtggcacctttaagaccaacacatttcAATTCTGGACATAAGATTATACCAagaatgtgccactggactcaaactttgttctattgcttcagaccaacatagctaccaaTCTGAATCTATCAGGACTGTAGTGTCCACAGTACTCTTGGAAAGGAGGTATCTGaaagtaattaattaattttcatatttatatagaatagccaggagttcctaagattgtctggcagctgcaagttccAGCTATTAGCATTATGCCAATGGTGAGCTAGACTTCTTTTTAGGGACTGAGAGAGCCCTgaaagaactgtgattggcccaaggtcagccagctggcttcatgtgaaggagtgggaattaaccctggctctccagattagagaccacCGCTCTTAAcgactacatcaaactggctctctctggaaCTTGTGATAGCCGGATGAAGAAGCGTAGTACTGCTTGCTTCTAGTTTTCCAACACTACCATCTATTAGTTTTATCCAGCTGTTCAAATTACCACATGGTCCTGCCATGCAAAGATTAATTTGAGTCAGCAAAAGACTCTTTAAGCATGGCATAAATTCCTCTCTTGGCTTTTCTACTGCAATTGAGTGCAAAATACACTCTCAGCTTTGGTAAGCACCTTAATGTACATGCAGCGGAGTGTGTCTTTTAGTATCAGGTGAAATTCAGCAAAATAGAACTAGAGCAATTATTGGCCCAAAATTATTTTCTGTACTCTGGCTAATCTCATAAATCACACCTAGCTAGGTCCTGCCCACGTATCTCAACTCATTGTTAGCCACTGTCAAAAGAACATGCTGCCTGTTCTAAACAGACACAGTGTACTTGTTTTCACCCTTGGCTCCAGATTCTAACAAATGTTCACTAGAATTCCCATCCAAGGATCCTTTTTTTTCCCAaaacacattccccccccccccatggtaaaATGTGCAGTTTTGAAATGAGGTAGCTACAATCAATTAGAACCCCTAAATTCTTCAGCCTTATGTAAAGTTGgttgtcactttttaaaaatcagtggatTACAAGAATGAACCTTCAGAATTTGCTGGAGAGTAtctaattccccccctcccacaatttcctctttctcttttattAAAGTCCCCACTAGCCTCACACCTTGTCCTTTTCCTtcgctccttcccacccaacagccaatcTACATTTATCTGCCCTCTGTcttcagccccccacccccagcagtctCTGACTTGCAACACTATGGCCCAATTGCATGGTGCCAGCTGTTGAGCCAAGACCACTTGCATGGTAGAGAACCCTCAAGGACATGGTGGGTGCATCACTTTCATTTATTTCATTAATACCCTGCCTTTTTCCACAGTGGGAGAAAccagcttacatcattatcctctccactttttatcctcacaagaaccttgtaaaataggttaggctgaaagtatgtaactggcccaacatcacctagtgagcttccatggcagattagttgaacagcaacaagcagccaggcttaggtGCCAGACctggcccaatgagttctccctcaaaagccaaaacagtcctggaaagGGCTTTCCCCCCAACTGCAAGAAACTGAGACTAGAATGCTGTCCTTACCTAGCGATGGCCACCAAGGGTTTCCATTTCTTAAAGCAACAAACACTCCTTTTATCATCCCCCCCTTTTAGTTTTAGATTTCCgatgtttctgcaaacctggggcatcTTCCAGGTATGTAGAAATATTCCCCCCTCCAATTCATAGCTCCAATCACTGTATTTAAGAATCCTCTGAATTGGCTGACTTGGCTATTAGAAAATACAGGTGGGGCCTCTCAAGGCACTTGTGAGAAGGGTACATCccacatttgcttccttctctctctccattcTCTAACCATTTCCTACCCTTTCTTTCTACCCTCCCTTTCCTTGATAATCCTAcccccttcttctccccccttctccaACAATCTACCCccctctttcctccttcccttctctttcaATATCCCTACATCTCTCCCTCCCTTACCTTGACCTCTGCTTCAGCTGCACTTGCTTAGAGAGCTGCTATACTGGCTACAGGATCTCTGGCAGCCAGCAAAGCCCCCATGAGCTGACAAGGCTCTCAAAAGATGATGCATCAGCTGCCTAGGTGAGTCGTTTGCACATGTTCATATGATCTTGTTGTTGGGGTGGGGTGTAATTTTTTTATAAGTTCTAAGACTTTGCTGCAACCTAGGGGGTCCCCACGTTCGGAGAAAAAATTCCTTTCTGGCAGTGTGGGTCCAATCTGCTGTTTTAGAAATCTGCAGATCAGCCCATACAGATGATGAAGATAGCTTTAAGTGGATCACAAGAGAGCAAATGAGGCATAAGAGAGGCATACAGGAgcaaaaaacaattttaaaaaaataagtcctAACTTTAAATCTATGCTGATTGACAGTTATGGAGCAGGAAACAGATCTTGGGGATGTGGTGGATAGCTCAGCATAAGTGTTGACCTAGGGCTAAAATAGAGATGAAGATCTTGGGTTGTCCATAAGACATGCATCATTTTTTAAATGGAGAAAAGATCCATAAACAGACACTGGTCATGATGCTGAATGAATCCCACATGTTCAAAGACAGAATACCTCTGAATAACAATTCTGGGGAGAAACaaaaggggaaggctttggcctctgttATCTTGTGGTGGATCTTCCAgtgcatctggttggccactgtgagaaacaAAGCACTGGATTTAAATGGATCATCCGTCTAATCCGGCAGGACTCTTTTTACTTTCACTCCATACTGCTCATGACAGGTgattcctcccacccacccacattaTTCCAAATGTCCTTTCCTGACTTGTACTATCTACTACATGGAGTAAAGTGGAGCATTTACACACATTGCTCTGGCAGGCAATACTAGGAAAACAAGAAGCACTTCATTAAAACCATACTTCTTATGGTaaaagggtgtcaaacatgcaacccaggggctgaatcaggccaccaagcaactggctgtcatctgcttccttctccctatctcttgcttcttctgcatcacacgttgctttgccaggcttgctcaatcacacaggagctacagagcaaagcctctactttctccattggctgaggaagggggagagcttgcttcaccagtctctctcaattgcacaacagagctactgagataagcctttcttccttctattggctgagactcctcctcatccactggggagggagggaaacatccagagcttcctttgcccagttcccttgaccccatgggagagatacaaagaaagcactttttttaaaaaaaaaaaaagcatctctgtgtcctttataaagtttgtatctctacttcctggcattacattttatgacacacgtggcccagcccaacaagatctcatttatgtcagatccggccctcataacaaatgagttcaacatccccgGTTTAGAGCTTATGCTGCAGTTTTGATGCATTGCTAATTGTTCAATGCCAGTTCAATGCCCATATACAGGAACAGCACTAAAAATAGGGATCACTTACTAGATTGTGCTGTTTGTGGGTTATCACTATGTTCTCTGATACAGACTGCCAATCCGTTTATAAAGGCATTTGTGAAAACTCTTTGTTTCCATTTTGTTTTCCTCAagtgctgacttatggcaatttATTTAGCTTCTAACACCCTGGCAGTGTTATCTTTTCAGCATTACTACCATACcgggaaaggaaaaggaggaagtaCCTTCTCTCCACTTTGCCATTTCTT is a window from the Heteronotia binoei isolate CCM8104 ecotype False Entrance Well chromosome 2, APGP_CSIRO_Hbin_v1, whole genome shotgun sequence genome containing:
- the LPAR3 gene encoding lysophosphatidic acid receptor 3, which codes for MNECHYDKRMDFFYNRSKTHTADEWSGTTLVIVLCFGTFFCLFIFISNSLVIAAVVKNKKFHFPFYYLLANLAAADFFAGIAYVFLMFNTGPVSKTLTVNRWFLRQGLLDTSLTASLANLLVIAVERHMSVVRMSIHSNLTKKRVTFFILLIWAVAIFMGAVPTLGWNCLCDISTCSSLAPIYSRSYLIFWTVSNLGVFFIMVVVYIRIYMYVQRKTNVLSPHTSGSMSRRRTPMKLMKTVMAVLGAFVVCWTPGLVVLLLDGLNCTQCEVQNVKRWFLLLALLNSVMNPIIYSYKDDEMSSTMRRMICCLTEKNQERLSSRIPSTVLSRSIDSSSQYLENGISQGTICSKAST